In Candidatus Limnocylindrales bacterium, the sequence CGCAGCGCGTCACCTTCGCGTGCGGCGGGAAGCCAGGCTGCAAAAGCGCGGCGGAAGACGGCGCGTGCATCGACGTCGACCGGGTCGCCGTGTGCCACGAGAATTCTTTGGAACGGCCATTCGGCGATCCGGCGCAGGAACGGTTCCGACAATCGGCGGTCGCGAAGCAGCAGCATTCGCGCGGTGCGGCTCGGGCCGAATGCCGGTGGAACGCCCGAGAGCAGCCACAGCAGCTTCTCGCCGACTCCGGAAAACCGCACCATGTGAAACGCAAGATCGGTAAGCACCAGCGTCGCGCTTTTGCGATGGAACAGCGCGACTTCCGAAACCTCGCTGGTCGGTTGCAGGATCGCGAGCTCGACGGCGCCCGACCATTCGCGCGGTGCGGATTCGGTAATCTCGCTGCCGGCCGGAAGGCCGGGCACGCGCGAAAAGAGTCCCGGTGCAGCCCAGAACGATGCGTCCGGATAGTGGCTCATGAAGCGGCCGGCATTCAGGTGATGGAAACTGTTCGGAACCAGCACGTGCCGAACCGGACCGATTGCATCGAGTGCTTCGAGTCCTCCGGCCTCTACCGGCGGCGGTGAAATGACGAGAAGCCCTCCATCATCGAGAACGACGATCGTCGTCCTGGTCGGAAGGATCGGACCGCCCGGCATGCGAAGACGGCGATCGATCGTCCACAGATTCGTCGCGAGCTGCGTGGGAGGCGGTGCGAAGCCGGCGAGCAGCGCCGGCCGCACCAGCCGGATCATACGATCGAAGATGGAGCGCCTGGTCTTCACGGATCTGCGGTTGTTCTTGCCACGTCGCGCGCGCCGACCATAGCGGCGCGCGAGAGCCTACGGCGCGGCCGTCCCGTCGTAGTACGTACGCGCCTTGTCGTACGCGTCGTTGCCGATCGTGGACCCGAGGATGCGGCCCTGGAAATCGTCGGCGGTGATGTGGATGCCGCCCCAGATCCGCGACTGTCCGGCCTGATCGGCGGCGTCGTAGTAGCTGGCCCA encodes:
- a CDS encoding DUF4336 domain-containing protein, whose product is MKTRRSIFDRMIRLVRPALLAGFAPPPTQLATNLWTIDRRLRMPGGPILPTRTTIVVLDDGGLLVISPPPVEAGGLEALDAIGPVRHVLVPNSFHHLNAGRFMSHYPDASFWAAPGLFSRVPGLPAGSEITESAPREWSGAVELAILQPTSEVSEVALFHRKSATLVLTDLAFHMVRFSGVGEKLLWLLSGVPPAFGPSRTARMLLLRDRRLSEPFLRRIAEWPFQRILVAHGDPVDVDARAVFRRAFAAWLPAAREGDALRSTT